In Silene latifolia isolate original U9 population chromosome 3, ASM4854445v1, whole genome shotgun sequence, a single window of DNA contains:
- the LOC141648570 gene encoding cytochrome P450 736A117-like encodes MASVAIQFLEKLPFHHLALLAILSFIIILYKRIYTTTVTTSKNPKLPSPPKLPIIGNFHQLGTLPHRSLRSFSKRYGDLMLLHLGSKPTLVVSSANGAEEIMKTHDIVFANRPYSKIAALVVYDGKDIAFSKYGEYWRKLKSFCVLHMLSNKKVRSFRKIRNEEVELMIENVKKSTPNSRLNLSDSITKMASDVVFRVAFGRKYEEEKVGILLSEFIEALGSFTIGNFIPWLSWIDEFSGVLRKARKVSGLLNSFIGKRIEERVNGSGSEGKEGDKTRDFIDILLEVQRNDSSFDMYTVKAVLVDMVAGGIETITTLLEWTMSELLMHPLVMKKLQEEVRGFVKGKNIIDENDLKDMKYLKAVIKEGLRLHPPLPFLAFREPSQDVRVQNYDITGGTHVIINAWAIQRHPSYWEEPEEFRPERFLNCSALEFKFIPFGAGRRSCPGNVFATVEAELALANLVGLFNWELPGEVNLDSFMAERFGTSLRRRDPLVAIPTPYSNM; translated from the exons ATGGCTAGTGTAGCAATACAATTCCTAGAGAAACTCCCTTTTCATCATCTAGCTCTTCTTGCCATCCTAAGCTTCATAATTATACTCTACAAACGGATATacaccaccaccgtcaccacatcCAAAAACCCGAAATTACCTTCACCACCAAAGCTGCCCATAATAGGCAACTTTCACCAACTCGGCACACTCCCACATCGCTCCTTACGATCCTTTTCAAAGCGATATGGAGACCTTATGTTGCTTCACCTAGGAAGCAAGCCAACTCTTGTCGTTTCCTCTGCTAACGGAGCAGAGGAAATCATGAAAACCCATGATATCGTCTTTGCAAACCGACCTTACTCAAAAATCGCGGCCTTAGTCGTCTATGATGGTAAGGACATAGCGTTTAGCAAGTATGGAGAGTATTGGAGGAAGCTTAAGAGTTTTTGTGTCTTGCATATGCTAAGCAACAAAAAAGTTCGTTCCTTCCGAAAAATCAGGAACGAAGAGGTTGAGCTCATGATTGAAAACGTCAAGAAATCGACACCCAATTCGCGACTAAATTTGTCCGATAGTATCACCAAGATGGCGAGTGATGTGGTGTTTAGGGTGGCCTTCGGGAGAAAGTATGAAGAAGAGAAAGTCGGAATACTTTTGAGTGAGTTTATCGAGGCACTTGGGTCATTCACTATCGGAAATTTCATACCTTGGTTGAGTTGGATCGATGAATTTAGTGGTGTGTTAAGGAAGGCCAGGAAAGTTTCCGGTTTATTGAATTCGTTCATCGGGAAGCGAATTGAGGAGCGTGTGAATGGCTCGGGTAGTGAAGGTAAGGAGGGTGATAAAACTCGGGACTTCATAGACATTCTGCTTGAAGTTCAGAGGAATGATTCATCTTTTGATATGTACACAGTCAAAGCCGTTCTTGTG GATATGGTTGCAGGAGGAATAGAGACAATTACGACACTATTAGAATGGACAATGTCGGAGCTGCTGATGCATCCTCTAGTCATGAAAAAGCTTCAAGAAGAAGTAAGGGGATTTGTTAAAGGAAAAAATATAATCGACGAGAATGATTTGAAGGACATGAAATACTTAAAGGCCGTGATCAAGGAAGGACTAAGGCTACATCCTCCACTCCCCTTTCTCGCATTTAGAGAACCTTCTCAAGACGTAAGAGTTCAAAATTACGATATTACTGGTGGAACTCACGTGATTATCAACGCGTGGGCAATACAACGACACCCAAGCTATTGGGAAGAACCAGAAGAGTTCCGACCAGAGAGATTTCTCAACTGTTCAGCGCTTGAATTTAAATTCATTCCATTTGGAGCGGGCAGACGAAGCTGTCCAGGGAATGTTTTCGCTACTGTTGAAGCAGAGCTCGCCTTAGCTAATCTTGTTGGCCTGTTCAATTGGGAGTTGCCTGGTGAGGTGAACTTAGATTCTTTCATGGCTGAACGTTTTGGCACCTCATTGCGTAGGCGAGATCCTCTTGTCGCCATTCCAACTCCATATTCGAATATGTAG
- the LOC141648571 gene encoding cytochrome P450 736A117-like: MNMTQVIQSLSKLTFLHLTLISLLSFIIIFYKRLYNTTTKIKNPKLPSPRRLPIIGNLHQLGRLPHRSLRSLSERFGDLMLLHLGTKLILVVSSANGAEEIMKTHDIVFANRPYSKIARLILYDGKDIGFGKYGEHWRKLKSICVLNMLSNKKVRSFRKIREEEVRLMVESVKKSTPNSPLNLSDTFMKLISDVVFRVSFGKNCGEEYIGPLLKEFSEVFGSFIFGDFIPWLGWIDEFSGVLSKARKVARLFDSLIQKRVEEHINGFDDGRNQEDKIQYLVDVLLESQRNDSSIDMDTVKALLMDMIIAGIDTTKVLLEWTMSELLLHPLVMKKLQEEIRGFIKRKTIIEEDDLNDMMYLKAVIKEVLRLHPPSPLLLFREASQNVIVKNYDIAAGTQVIINAWAIQRHPAYWEEPEEFRPERFLNYSGHDFGFIPFGGGRRGCPGVAFANVEAELALANLVGHFNWKLPDEVNVDSFMVESFGTSLRRRDPLMAIPTPYSNY; encoded by the exons ATGAACATGACCCAAGTAATACAAAGTTTATCGAAACTCACTTTTCTTCATCTAACTCTCATTTCACTCCTAAGCTTCATAATCATATTCTACAAACGCTTATACAACACCACCaccaaaatcaaaaacccaaaattgCCCTCGCCGCGAAGGTTGCCTATCATAGGCAACCTTCACCAACTCGGCAGACTTCCACATCGCTCCTTACGATCCTTATCGGAGAGATTCGGAGACCTTATGCTGCTCCACCTTGGGACGAAGCTAATTCTTGTTGTGTCGTCTGCTAATGGAGCAGAGGAAATCATGAAAACCCATGACATCGTCTTTGCAAACCGGCCATACTCTAAGATCGCCCGCTTAATCTTGTATGATGGTAAGGACATAGGTTTTGGGAAGTATGGAGAACATTGGAGGAAGCTGAAGAGTATTTGTGTATTGAATATGTTAAGTAACAAGAAAGTTCGTTCCTTCCGAAAAATCAGGGAAGAAGAAGTTAGGCTCATGGTTGAAAGCGTAAAGAAATCGACACCCAATTCGCCACTAAATTTGTCCGATACTTTCATGAAACTAATAAGTGATGTGGTTTTCCGGGTGTCCTTTGGTAAAAATTGTGGTGAAGAATATATTGGACCGCTTTTAAAAGAATTTAGCGAGGTATTCGGGTCATTTATTTTTGGAGATTTCATACCATGGTTGGGTTGGATTGATGAATTTAGTGGTGTGTTATCTAAGGCCAGAAAAGTTGCCAGATTATTCGATTCGTTGATCCAGAAGAGGGTCGAGGAGCATATAAACGGGTTTGATGATGGTCGTAACCAAGAAGATAAAATTCAGTACCTTGTAGACGTTCTGCTTGAAAGTCAGAGGAACGATTCATCCATAGATATGGACACGGTCAAAGCACTTCTTATG GATATGATTATCGCAGGAATAGACACAACTAAAGTGCTACTAGAATGGACAATGTCGGAGCTCCTTCTACACCCTCTAGTCATGAAAAAGCTGCAAGAAGAAATAAGAGGATTTATCAAAAGAAAAACCATAATCGAGGAGGACGATTTAAATGACATGATGTACTTAAAAGCCGTGATCAAAGAGGTACTAAGGCTACATCCTCCAAGTCCCTTGCTATTATTTAGAGAAGCTTCACAAAATGTAATAGTCAAGAACTATGATATTGCTGCTGGAACACAAGTTATCATCAACGCGTGGGCAATACAACGACACCCGGCCTATTGGGAAGAACCAGAGGAGTTCAGACCAGAGAGATTTCTTAACTATTCGGGGCATGACTTTGGATTCATTCCGTTTGGAGGGGGAAGACGAGGCTGCCCTGGGGTTGCTTTCGCTAATGTTGAAGCTGAACTCGCGTTAGCGAATCTTGTAGGTCACTTCAATTGGAAGTTGCCTGATGAGGTGAATGTTGATTCTTTCATGGTTGAAAGTTTTGGCACCTCGTTGCGTAGGCGAGATCCTCTCATGGCCATTCCAACACCATATTCGAATTATTAG